A region from the Manihot esculenta cultivar AM560-2 chromosome 13, M.esculenta_v8, whole genome shotgun sequence genome encodes:
- the LOC110629721 gene encoding BTB/POZ domain-containing protein At5g48130 yields the protein MEAASSKDSSVASSPFPSPNIGALLKIKIISWSQETGLPVTVRVRVGDRTFNLHKNPLTLKSGYFRKRLMETTELELPQEFPGGPEAFEMIALFLYGSSTLIDPFNVAALRCAAEFLEMTEEYCCGNLCERFDLYLNQVVFQSWDDTLIVLQRCQTLVPWSEDLLIVGRCIESLAFMACMEILDPERRRDKPVVTLESLADQAWSCETAKEIVIHDLWIKDLIALPFGFFRRIIGSLRRQGMKEKYVSPIIVFYANKWVLSNKTRQFWENSGNRISDIDANNKVSVILQGILDLLPVREKSRRVIPVRFYFALLSRSFEVGLRSESRAKLQDQIATQLHLAQAEDFLIPKTAVDSISSSMELATMESIFSTYLSLTKAANHPLSSTNSIIAELWDTYLSRIASDPKMEPRRLMELIETIPISYRHSHDQLYRAINAFLQEHPDVSQEEKGAVCKYLNCQKLSQEACIEAVQNELMPLRLIVQALFVQQLNTHQAFKECSDSFRYAQCGEFSGSLSSSRCPNSKSQNLAESPYSDGAEPVNRTLSFLLQNDIAAQRYELSRKEYESTSFRIQNLEQELLSLKKNLQLQSSSKPIPAKPQNMKPYGMESRSLSKKRNPFGQVTGCISSVNFASQRRYANRLLKVFRRITLFGSRKSKRKPAASGQLVKSV from the exons ATGGAAGCTGCTAGCTCCAAAGATAGTTCAGTTGCTTCAAGTCCTTTTCCTTCTCCTAACATTGGAGCCCTGCTAAAGATTAAGATCATTTCATG GAGTCAAGAGACTGGTCTGCCTGTCACTGTTCGTGTTCGAGTTGGCGACAGAACATTCAACCTTCACAAG AATCCTCTCACTTTGAAGAGTGGATATTTCAGAAAAAGATTGATGGAAACAACTGAGCTTGAACTGCCACAAGAATTCCCAGGAGGCCCAGAAGCTTTTGAAATGATTGCTTTATTCCTTTATGGTTCTTCCACACTGATTGATCCTTTCAACGTAGCAGCCCTGCGATGTGCAGCAGAGTTTCTTGAAATGACAGAAGAGTACTGCTGTGGAAATCTCTGCGAGCGCTTTGATCTCTATTTAAACCAAGTTGTGTTCCAAAGTTGGGATGATACATTGATTGTTCTTCAGAGGTGTCAAACTCTGGTTCCCTGGTCTGAAGATCTGCTAATAGTTGGCCGCTGCATTGAGTCTTTAGCTTTCATGGCTTGCATGGAGATTCTTGACCCAGAAAGGAGAAGGGACAAGCCAGTTGTTACATTAGAGTCACTGGCTGATCAAGCTTGGAGCTGTGAAACAGCCAAGGAGATAGTGATCCATGATCTCTGGATCAAAGATCTCATTGCCTTACCATTTGGATTCTTCCGAAGAATAATAGGATCATTAAGGAGACaaggaatgaaagaaaaatatgtgAGCCCAATCATTGTTTTCTATGCAAACAAATGGGTACTATCTAACAAGACAAGACAGTTCTGGGAGAATTCAGGCAACAGAATTAGCGACATTGATGCTAACAACAAAGTTTCAGTAATTCTTCAAGGTATTCTGGATTTGCTGCCTGTGAGAGAGAAATCCAGGAGAGTGATTCCTGTACGATTTTACTTTGCATTGCTTTCTAGATCTTTTGAAGTTGGCTTGAGAAGTGAAAGCAGAGCAAAGTTGCAAGATCAGATTGCAACCCAATTGCATTTAGCCCAGGCGGAAGATTTTCTCATTCCAAAAACTGCAGTAGACTCAATCTCTTCCAGCATGGAGTTGGCTACCATGGAGAGCATATTCTCCACATATTTATCACTTACCAAGGCAGCAAATCATCCTCTTTCATCCACCAACTCAATCATTGCAGAGTTATGGGATACATATCTCTCTCGTATTGCCTCTGATCCAAAAATGGAGCCCAGAAGACTCATGGAACTCATTGAAACAATACCCATTTCTTACCGACACAGCCATGATCAACTCTACAGAGCCATCAACGCCTTCCTGCAG GAACACCCAGATGTTTCCCAAGAAGAAAAGGGAGCAGTCTGCAAATATCTGAACTGCCAAAAGCTCTCACAAGAGGCATGCATTGAAGCAGTTCAAAATGAGCTGATGCCTTTACGTTTGATTGTCCAGGCTCTATTTGTTCAGCAGCTGAATACCCACCAAGCTTTCAAAGAATGCTCAGACTCATTCAGATATGCACAATGTGGTGAGTTCTCTGGCAGCCTCTCAAGCTCAAGGTGTCCCAATTCCAAAAGCCAGAATTTAGCTGAGAGTCCATACAGTGATGGAGCAGAGCCAGTGAATAGAACTTTGAGTTTCTTGCTGCAAAACGACATTGCAGCTCAAAGATATGAATTGTCCAGAAAGGAATATGAGTCTACAAGCTTTAGAATTCAGAACCTTGAACAAGAGCTCTTGTCCTTGAAGAAGAACCTTCAATTGCAGAGCAGTTCAAAGCCAATTCCAGCCAAACCACAAAATATGAAACCATATGGCATGGAGAGCAGATCACTGAGCAAGAAGAGGAACCCATTTGGACAAGTTACAGGCTGCATCAGTTCTGTGAATTTTGCTTCACAAAGAAGGTATGCTAATAGACTGCTGAAGGTCTTTCGCCGGATTACCCTGTTCGGAAGTAGAAAATCAAAGAGAAAGCCGGCCGCCTCCGGCCAGTTGGTCAAATCGGTGTAG